GAGCGCGAACATTGACAGCTGTGCCTGACCTCTCCCTGGACGACCTGTCCCTCCCCACTATCTGTCCTTAGCTTTATCCAGCACATAGGTCATGTCTGCTGGGGAGGGATCCACACCCCTCGACTCCTGCTCACTCCCCATTCCTTGTTTTCCTGGTCAGGCACCAAACCAAGTGCTGTAGGTACATGATCCTCACAGCCCCCTGAGGGAGCTCCCACTggccccacttcacagatgaagacCCGGAGGCTTACAGCTGGCAAACGAAGAGTGGGATTTGAATCCCAACTCAgcagactccccccccccccacccccaagtgccTGCTTCTCAGCAGGACGTCAACGGGCGGGCAGTGTCAGCTCAGGGTTGACCCCATGTCTTTCAACAGCTGACCTCTAATGCCACACTTCTGGGAGTTTGTAAATGTAGATCTTGAAGGTCTCAGAGCTCCCATAATTCCCCCTTCAGGAAGCACTGATCTAGTCCTTCACAGATGGGCAAACAAATACTGGCAACCGAACGAGCCAGAGCTAGTGAGGGGCCAATGGAACCAGGACCTGTGCCCAACTCCCAGGCTCAAAAGTAACTccttagggaaagaaaaaagttaacccCTTATGTACAACCAATCATCCCTGGTGCCCATGTCATTCTACCTTTCATTTCTGACACCTGTTTAAGGTCCATTAGTGGCACCTTCGAGGTGTCCCAACCTACTCTGAACAGTGAGGCtgaggttttttgtgtgtgtgtgtgttgtttttttttttttttaatattcgagtgtgtatgtgagcaggggaggaacagagagggagagagaatcccaagcaggctctgcgctgtcggcatggagcccaacacagggctccatccagagtcggacacttaacagacggagccacccggcCGGCCCGAGGCTGAGGTGTTTTTAATACTCCAAGTTGAAAATTCCGGGCACAGGACTGCCAATTATATCGAGCCCCACTGCTTTGGATCCGTGTAACATTTTTTAGGTTACCACTgctaccagggtgcctgggtggctcatttcgttaagtgtctgactctcgatttcggctcgggtcacgatctcgtggtttccggggttcgagccctgcatcgggctgtgcacGCGGTGCCttgcagggcctgctttggattgtctcccgctctctctgccgctctcctgctcacacgctctctctctcaaaataaattttaaaaacaaaacaaaccccctGTTGTCCCCACAGCAGCAGCTCCCAGGTTCCTAGGTTGGTTAATTGGTATTCTGTAGCCCACTCTTCTGATTTCCAATAAACAGTGGTCCTTCAGGATTATGACCATCTGAACCTCTTAGTGTGGTTCTGGGTTAGGGACCCCTGTGCCAGGCCATCCCTGGCCACTTGCTCTCTGCTATATCCAGCACAGGGTCCCTACAAACCCCATATGGGGTCGCCACCAAACCTGACTCCCCTTTCCCTCGCTGTAGTTTCACCTACATCCCACAGGTAATTAGGGACCCTTTGTTCCTTCCCACGTTTTCCAGACCTTTGCTCTGGCTTCCATATTGGCCCCTAGGGTGTAGCCTAACCTACACCCACACCTGTCTATCAACTGACCCCAAGTatctagaacagttcctggcacataaagGCCCAGTAAGTCTGAATTTTAGTGTGTCAAAACAGTCTTTTGATTTcgttcaacaatttaaaaatacagaaatttagtTCACAGGCCAAACAAAACCAGGCAGACCAGTCTGATAACCCCTGGTTCAGATGATTCCTACTTGTATTGACGACTGGCATTAGAGAATAGTATATAAAGATGCTATTTAAGAATGTgcttgggcacctgagtggctcagtcagttcaagtTCCATTCTTGATCTGAGAGTCCCgagtttgggccctgtgttgggctccgcgccaggcatgaaacctacttaaaaaaaagaatgtgctacCTCAAATATTCACTTCCCATAAGGCGTAAGAGCCATTAGCCACATGGagttttttaattacaattaaataaaaatttaaacattagttcctggggcgcctgggtagctcagttggtgaagcgtccgacttcaggccGGGTCACCGTCTTgcgatctgtgggttcgagccccgcgtcgggctctgtgccgacagctcggagcctggagcctgcttcacattccttgtcaccctccctctctcaaaaacaatttacacattgaaaaaaaaaaaatcagctcttcACTCAAACTAGCCACACGTCTTCCAATACTCAGTAGTCAAAGGACATTTCTATCACTGCACAAAGTTCTACCGGACAGCGCTATGGGAGATCTGACAGGAGGAGGAAGTCAGTCCTTCACAAATCAGAACACAGCAGCAGTTCAACCAAAAGGTCTCACATGTTTATTACTGAACCAACCTACAGGAGCAGAAGAAGCATCGTAACAGAGAAAAGTCAATTTCCTGATAAAACAGATCTACTGGTCAGGCAGCAGGGAGGTGATGGAATAGAAACGGATGACTTTCAGGTGGCATAAACGTGTGCCATCTCGTGTTCGAACCCTTACAGACCCAGCTTCGTTCTTCTCCAATGCCGCCTCTTGGAGTTGTATCTGCACAGAAGGAAACTGCGGGTTACAAAGGCAGTCTGACTTCAACAGGCTCCCAGTTTGCCTTCCCTTAACACGTTTGGAGCTCTTTGGAGAGTAAAAAGTGACTTGCTGGATATGTTTAAGAACTGGTCACATCAAATTTTTGCCTCTCCAAAGGATTCCAGGCCAAGAAAACACACTGGTTCTTGAGACTGGACTGGTGGGGAAGTTCTTTCCCCTGCCAAGAGTACGCACACCTACTTGTGATTCAACATCCCTGGGGAGACCCAGACATCTTTATTTTCGAACCTCCCGTCTTTCAAAACATCAAAACAGCATCTGCAGAATCTTTCCAATAGATTAACACCCCCAATCATTTCAGTATCAAAGCAAGTGACGTGCAGAGTGAAAGCTCCTCAGAATTGTCCATGTCAATCTGTCCTGATTTTACCCTTAGAGAGGCAAAATCAAAAATGATCaacactgtttttctttcagcagGATAATGTCAGTACTTCCACAAAACGAAGCACTGTAATTGCAACCTGCTTTAACACACTTTAAAAGTTGCAAGGCagctgagggaagagaaaaatcctACAATTGTGCCAGTTTCTCTGGGCCAAGTGTATACTctgaaatatacatttctttcacTCCTCACAATAACCCGTAACAGCAGGCCCCACCACCAGGTGGGGATAGGACAGAGAAACTGATGTTCATGCCAATCCATTAAAAAAGGGCTTTACTATGGATGTCCAATGTTCTCAACGGAACTGCAGCAAGCTTATAGAAGGGCTGACCTGCCCAAGTAACCACTTCGCCAAGAGGCTCAATGCTCTTTTCTCAGTGTTGTATGagggcagcgcctgggtggctcagttggttaagtgactcttgattttggctcaggtcatgatctcccggttcctgagttcaagccccacatcgggctccacactgacagtgtcgaacctgcttgggattccctctctccctctctctctgcactgagagcatggagcctgctttgcctGTTAGCCTAGATGACCCCAGAGGCCTTCTGTCGAAATTCTAGCAATTCCACCTTTTTTCCAAAACCATCAATTCAACTACTTCTGCAGTAGAGGGCAATCTTCCAATCTTTTAGAAAAGATAAACACCTCAAAGATGGACTAGGCGAGCAACAAGACAGCCTTCCACTTTACGTTCTGGCTCAGACTAAAGACAACAGGAAATTAAATATTGGAGTGTCTGCCCTTAatcccagaggtgggctgggttTCTGCCCAGAAACACAGAGGAagcacattaaaacaaaacaacaaccccaCAAAAGACGCAGGTGATTACagggcggggtgtgtgtgtgtgtggggggtccTTACCTGATTTTATTACCAGTTTTCATCCGAATCCACTGGGGAATGGGAcgattctgcttttgtttcttggccaGGAATCGCTTGATCCTGAAAGTCTTGTGAGAAGACTGGGAAGAAAAGGTaaccaattaaaattttttcaaaatattttatttatttttgagagaggcagagcatgagcatggcagggggagacagaaagagagacacagaatctgaagcaggctccaggttccgagctgtcagcacagagcctgatgcggggctcaaactcatatgaacggcgagatcatgacctgagccaaagtcaagtcagacacttaaccgactgagccacccaggcgccccaaaaaggtAATCGATTTAGACAGCAACACCAGAGCTTGCTCAAAAGATTCAAAGTCAGGAACTCCCTTAATCCACAAACATTTGAATGCTTTATCTATACCAAAAACAACCTTCTCAATGCTAAACCCACCCATCACGCCCTTTGTGCTGCTTCTTACAATTTCTAGAGGCAGATATATAATTCCCACTGTTCAAATAAAAACCACCAAGAGTCAGAAAAGTAAGTAACCTACCCCAAATCAGAGTATTAATGTGCAGACCTGGGATTCAAGCTCAGGTCATCTATGCTCCAAGGCTAGGGTGCCTTCCACTCTTCCCTGCTGTCACCCAGGACCCAGAGGACCACTGGGGATGGCTGAGGAACTTGGTTTTCACAAAAGAACacaagctttttttaaaaaaattttttattgtttattattatttttgagagagagacagagaacaagcagggaaggggcagagagagagggagacacagaatcggaagcaggctccaggctcccagctctcagcacagagcccgacatggggctcgaactcacagaccacgagatcatgacccgagctgtaGCTGGCCGCCCAACCCACTGAGTTATCCAGGGGCCCCAAGGACACAAGCTTTTGGTCACCCAGAACAATCTGTCACTTGCAAGCCAACTAGTCTCAGTGCACTATGTACAACAGGTACCTAATTTCAAGGGTCATGCCAAGAGtaattaaaatatacacaaagtcCTCGACCGTCAATAAATCTATTCTAACCCACTGACCATTTTGGTATTAATTCTAACTGTACTTAACACATAATTTTCAAGGATGACTTTCCCAATTTCTCATTGCGTTTTTGGCTTTAAGTACTTGGGTCATCTAAGTCCAaccccaaccaccccccccccccttcagaaTGCAGAACAATCTGGAAATGGCAGGAGTGGTAGTCTCGAGTCTGGCCAACGTGGTCCAACACACCCTTGCATAATAACAGGGGCCATTACAAAGAAGGCAAGGACTACACTCCTCTCTCCCAGCTCACGGTAGCAGTTGTAGATTTTCTGTCAACTAAAACAACCAGTTACcaatcctctctctccacacgtAGAAGCAGAAGGCAATTTTATGTTCTAAGAAACCTATCACAGGTTAAAATCCACGACCATAATTGTCCTCAGTTGGCATTTTAGGTTGAACGCCCTAATGGCATATAGATTCACACTAGAGCACCCCTTCTTCCAGGTGCTTCCACGGGGGAGATACTTAAATCCTCgaacaaagaattaaaagtcCTGTAAGCGCCTAGTTTGGTATGCAGCCGGCAGCCAACTTAAAAAGTTTCCTTAAGCCAGCTGACCACATTCCCTTCTCGATGCCTGGCACGTCCCACGTGCCCCAAGGTCGGGCCACGGTTTCTGGAGTGGATCCCCCCGACTTCTCTCTGTCCCAGAATCACAGTTCGCTCCAGAAGGGCGAAGGGCAGGGGAAACCCCTGCTAGCCTGGGCAGCGGCCTGGAGCACAaagcgtccccccccccccccccaccttaggTTCTCCGTCACTTGCTAGTTTCCCGCCAGGCCTGTAGCTGGAGCCGTGGCCAAACTCGGCCTTCTCTAGAAAAAGCCTTTAAAAGGCCCCAGCACCTCGATACAGCGTACGGTGCCTGCGAGATCGCGGAAGCCTCAAGTCTCGCGAAAGCACCCCGGGGCCGATGGTTACGGATAAACTTACCATGGCGAGAAACGACCAGCGGCGCACGCAAGGATGgcgaagaaggaaaagaaggaagcgGGCGGAAGGACGTATTTAGAAGACGTTGCCGGAGGCGGAGCTTGGAAGCTGCTGCCATTGGCCGATGGTCGTCTCTGGCCGCCCTTTCTGCCTCAGCCCCGCACGCGTGCGCGTGCGCGCTCTCGTGGGAACTCGGCAAATCGCGCTTGTCCGTGCGAAATGGAATTCGTTTTACGCCACTTCCGTAAGTGGGGCCCTCGGGAGCAGGGCACCCTGCTTCGTGGGTGAGGCGCACAGGCCGTGGTAAAAGCCGAAGTGGTAGCCCTTCCGAGGGCAGAAAGAGCAGAGTGGGCGGGGCTAACTCCAAGGGCGGGTGGGGGATACGTCACGTCCGAGTGCAAGGGACTTCGGTCCTGGGTTTAGGAAGCGGAGCGCCGAGGGTTAACCTCCGCCGGGGTGGCCTGGCGGTGCGCATCTCGGTCTTATCTCGACCTCTAGCATGGTTTCGAGCTGGCTGGCTGGGCCGTGCTGGACGGGAAGGGATGGTGATGTtggagaaagcaagggagggtgGCGAGGGCTGCACTGGGTGGGTCCGGGAGGTCTAGGCAAGAGGTTGCTGCTAATCAAGGTCTAAGCTGAGAAATTTCGAGATAACCTTTTCCTTGGCTGCTAGGAATCCCAGACGGACTTTTAGCCCGCTTTGCAAAATGCATAGGAATTAATGACATGCGTTTTGGATGTTGATGATCCCCGATTCCAtgtttttcttctccacatttaaaaacaaacttttgggggcgcctgggtggctcagtcggttgagcgtccgacttcagctcaggtcatgatctcacagtccttgagttcgagccccgcgtcaggctccgtgctgacagctcagagcctggagcctgcttcggattctgtgtctccctctctctctgcccctcccctactcacgctctgtgtctctctgtctcaaaaataaattaaaaaaaaaaaacattaaaaaaaataaaaacaaacttttgggacgcctgggtggctcagtcggatgactGTCACACTCTTAATTTagcctcaggtcctgatcccgaggtcgtgggattgagccccacttgggctgtgcgctgagcgtggaacctgcttaagattccctctgccccctccccgctgcttgtgcgctctctgtgtctctctaaaatgaaataaaaaagaaacaaaatcctctGTGTATCTTTGCAGTCACTTCAGGCCATTTTGCACCAGAAGATTAAGGTAAGGGTTTTTAACCTGGGGTCCACAAACGGTCCATTTATAGAGTTCACAGTATACATGAActtggatgggaaaaaaaaatcacaacttgtTTTTATCAAACTGTCTGAAATTTAGCACTTTCTTTACAAAGGTAGGCAACATACTATAGTCGCGTCAACAGTACCTATGACTTTGTCACCAGTAGAAATCAAAGATGGTTTCATGTCACATTGCATTTGATGCAGATGTCTTGAAATACCATTTACACATTCATCACTTGTTTGGAATTATAGGACAGTTGGCCTTTCAACAACGTGGACTTGAACTGcctgggtccacttatatgtggatttttttgatggatacagtactataaatattttctttggtgattttcttaataaacttttttctaGCATACTTTATCATAaggatatagtatataatacatataacatatggAATATGTGTAAATCAACAGTttgtgttatcagtaaggcttctggtcagcagtaggctattaagtttttggggagtcaaaagttacacgtAGATTTTACACTGCATagggtcagcacccctaactcCTGCGTTGTTCAAGGGTAAACTATAGTTATTAGGCCCATAAGTGGAACTGTGTTAAGAAGCCTATATGtccggggcacttgggtggctcagtcggttaagcactgactcttgaccttggctcagggtgggattgagccccgcatcaggctctgcactgacattgcggagcctgcctgggattctctctttctctctctctctctctctctctctctctctctttctttcttccccttccctgctcattctctctctctctctctctccttctttcaaaataaatagataaactttaggggcacctgggtggcccagtcggttaagcatccgacttcagctcaggtcatgatctcacagtttgtgagttcaagccctgtgtcgggctaagggctgacagcatagagcctggagtctgctttgagttctgtgtctccctctctctctctctctgcccctccccaccgcgcgcgcgcgcgtgtgtgtgtgtgtgtgtgtgtgtgtgcatgcgcatgctctctctcaaaaataaacattaaaaaaaatttttaataaaattattaaaaaatggggagcctgggtgactcaagtcacttaagcatccaactcttgattttggctcaggtcatgatctcggggttcgtgggatttagtcctgagtcgggctctgtgcagacaatggggagcctgcttgggattccctcacttgctctctctctgcccttacgccgatggttctctctctctctctctctctctctctctctctctctctcaataaataaataaataaataaacaaacaaacaattaaaaagaagctCATGTTATTACAGCAcacatttcttttagaaaatattttgataactatTACAGTGTAGTTGCTTTTCTTTGTAATCCTATGTACTCTGtcttatgcatttaaaaacattctgaaaataaacttcatCTGACTGCCAAAGGACTCCACAGCACAGAAATAGTTAGGAATCCCTATATTGGAgtacagtgacagatggtagaACAAACTAGGTGGGAGAGAATTTGGAAATAGTCTGGGCAAGAAACTGGCCcgggggggcctggctggctcagtccgtagagcatgtgactcttgatcttggggttgtgagttcgagccccaacattgggtgtggagattacttaaaaatgaaatcttaaaaaaagaaatggcccaAAGTAAAGTAGTCCCCGGGGATGttgaataagaagaaataaaatcaagagatgaTTGTGACATTAACAGGACTTGGTCCAGGTTTCTGTCTTGAGCAACTGGATGCTGGTGGCTTAGGTCTAGAGAGGAAATACGCAAACAATAGGAAGTTTGAGCCAAAtttaataaccattttttaatttttttttatttttttaatttttttttaacatttttatttatttttgagacagagagagacagagcatgaacgggggaggggcagagagagagggagacacagaatcggaagcaggctccaggctctgagccatcagcccagagcccgacgcggggctcgaactgacggaccgtgagatcgtgacctgagctgaagtgggacgcttaaccgactgagccacccaggcgcccctaataaccattttttaaaatgtttatttattttggggcacctgggtggctcggttgggcgaccgatttcagcttaggtcatgatcttgaggtctgtgggttcaagtcctgcatcaggctctgtgctggcagctcagagcctgcagcctgcttcatattctcattctctctctctctctctctctctctctctgcccctctcccattcatgctctctctcaaaataaataaacattttattttgagagtgcacacacacacacacacacacacacacacacacacacacacacacacgagaggaggggaggcgcagagagaaggatagagagaatcccaagcaggctccaagttcagcGGGGAGCCCAATGCAGCGCAGGGATagatctcacggactgtgagatcatgccctgagccgaaatcaagagtcagccacttaatcgactgagccacccaggtgcccctaataaccattttttttaacagcaaaactTTGGTTACTTTAATCCCATCCAGTTTTTAAATTCAGACCCTCATCcagataattttatgtttaactgaAGTGAGACCTCAGGCTTCTTAAcctggatttttattatttatttgagagccagtattttgtttttggtggccCAGAGGAGCAGCAAATAAGCCTTTAGTTGCTGaatcaccatcattatcatcattatagCTACCATTTACCCTAGGTTGAGGGTGCGATTGACACGGTGCTGAGAGCttacagaaatcttttttttttttttttttttttgcctctttaaaCTGCTTTATTAACTTCACAATGTATGATGAGCATCTTGCTGTACAATAGGGTAAAACTCCCCTGCTGACACAATCCTACAGATTGGGTCAAAATATAACATTCAGTTAGAAGCTGGTAACAGGAGACCCACAAGAGACATGGAACACCAAAAGGTTTATAACAAAGGTACATTGAGAACATGTAAGTTGAGGAAGCAGGTATGTCTTCCTGTTAACTTCAGGGAAGACAAGATTCAAGATGTGAGGCAAAACTCATCCTGATGGTCACGGCCGCAGGGTCAAGTGCTAACCGTCCTCAGACCATGACCGGATTGCTTTTCCCTCAGCTGTCTCACCTCCTCCCCAATCCTTtccatattctctcttttttttttaagtttatttatttattttgacagagacagtggggcacctgggtggctcaattggttaagcatcgggctcttgatttcagcttaggttatgatctcacagtttgtgagttcaaggcccacattgggctgtgcgccgacagtgtggagcctgcttgggattctgtctctccctctctctctctctctgccccttctccactcgctcactctctttctctcaaaataaatcaactggggtgccagagagagagagggagacagagaatccgaagcaggctctgcactgtcagcacagagcccaaggcagcgctcgaacccagaaaaccgggagatcatgacctcagccgaaaccaagagtcccacacttaaccgaccgagccacccaggcgccccgccataTTCTCTTCTGTCGCCCTTGCCTGTGGCTCTGCAAGCCTCCATCGTGCCCCACCTAGACTGCAGCATGGGCTGCCGAACGTGGAATCACCTGCAGTTTCCTCTAGGCACACGATATATACCAGCTTCCAAAGGGAGAGTCAAGGACTCTCCTTTATTGGCAACTTGCTCCATTgcatccttttgttttattttcttggttggcATTTTccatgttgagatttttttttttttttactgcttgcTCCTCTTTGGATGCCACAGCTCCTGGGCGTATCCTTGCGGTCTCCTGCCCATCCCGATTCTCCCGGGGAGTGTGCCATCGCCACTCAGACCTGCCCACCTGCTCCCCCTCCGCCTCCTACTCTTTGGGGCCGCCCCTGGCCTGCACACCCACAGGGCCACGGGGGGCAGGTGCCGAGAGGGGTCAACCATCTTTTTAATTCTTAACAGCTTTAGAGCGCAATCTTTGTTCTAGCTGGTTTTGATTCTTCCTCGCACGCTACCCCTTCTGAGTTTCTTTTGCTGATTCTTCCTTACCTCAATTCCTTTTTAACATTGGAGAGCCCCGAGGTTCGGTTTTGgacctcctcctctttttttttttttttaatttttttcttaagtttatttatttactttgagagagacagcaagaggaggggaagggtagagaagagagggagacagaatcccaagcaggctccgcgctgtcagcacagagccccctgtggggctcgaactcacaaacccgtgagaccgtgacctgagctgaaaccaagagtcggatacctaaccgactgagccacccaggcgcccttggacctcttctcttttctatatACACTCCCTCCTTTGGCGATTTCATCCAATATCATAGCTCTAAATACTCTCTTGGGTGATGACACCCAAACATGTATCTCCAGCCTGGACC
The window above is part of the Panthera tigris isolate Pti1 chromosome X, P.tigris_Pti1_mat1.1, whole genome shotgun sequence genome. Proteins encoded here:
- the RPL39 gene encoding 60S ribosomal protein L39, which codes for MSSHKTFRIKRFLAKKQKQNRPIPQWIRMKTGNKIRYNSKRRHWRRTKLGL